One genomic window of Cetobacterium ceti includes the following:
- a CDS encoding LTA synthase family protein, which yields MVKVMLKIYFTMMVLLSFLRLMFYRGIDIGSMDIPRDVIFKSFRIGLIFDNSITCYLLVGTMVFYGIYRSVGKIILSGLFRWLVYIYLFLTSGIIFLIGAMDIPYFKEFNFHMSASILDYWDHMEEITSTAFHMDGIPGYMVLGIGLWAIFMVISVRTIRSRGEEEFSGRDLILEPVKYLILITLCVFGARGGFSQGTLNWGRGIFSQYNYANQMSMNPTFTLGKSLDLYRKEHERGKAHFHYSLSSEEIKNNIREYIGDSTDKFISNKNYVLRDVDTGKPVKKMNVVMVLMESFMGANVGALHVPGQPDLTPNYDKLTKEGVFFRNAYSSGNRSNRGIVSTLTGFPSSYGKSIIKKTNGIKPFISLPSILKERGYSTAFIYGGDIEFDNMKGFLKLNGVDTIIGKDDFPESERTITWGVNDENMFKRAEKYADEAKEPFFMEMFTISNHAPFDIDPKYNYYSEKDGKYYERWNAFRYADHALGEFINSVKDKPWAKNTMFIFVADHGQNLGGNAEIDYRKFMNPILIYTPGGQLKAESVDRLGSQMDLLPTVMGILGGKYTSAAWGKDLLNSDNKNQFAYVVDGDLFGIIDKDNIYIDGTNFKGRIRNKYTNEIIDNKELMKEYHKKARTYLELNISQENSGNFGREL from the coding sequence ATGGTTAAAGTAATGTTAAAAATCTATTTTACAATGATGGTGCTATTGAGCTTTTTAAGGTTGATGTTCTACAGGGGAATAGATATAGGATCTATGGATATACCAAGGGATGTTATATTTAAAAGCTTTAGAATAGGACTTATTTTCGATAACAGTATAACCTGTTATTTACTAGTGGGAACCATGGTCTTCTATGGAATATATAGGAGTGTTGGAAAAATAATTTTAAGTGGCCTTTTTAGATGGTTGGTATATATTTACCTATTTTTAACATCTGGAATTATTTTTTTAATAGGAGCTATGGATATACCTTACTTTAAAGAGTTTAACTTTCATATGAGTGCTAGTATTTTAGATTACTGGGATCATATGGAGGAGATTACAAGTACAGCCTTTCATATGGATGGAATTCCTGGATATATGGTCTTAGGAATTGGTCTATGGGCTATTTTCATGGTTATAAGTGTGAGAACCATTAGAAGTAGAGGGGAAGAGGAGTTTTCTGGAAGGGATTTAATATTAGAACCTGTAAAATACTTAATACTTATTACCCTTTGTGTTTTCGGAGCAAGGGGAGGTTTTTCCCAAGGAACACTAAATTGGGGAAGAGGAATATTTTCCCAGTATAACTATGCCAACCAAATGAGTATGAATCCAACCTTTACTTTAGGAAAGAGCTTAGACCTATATAGGAAGGAACATGAAAGGGGAAAGGCACACTTTCACTATAGCTTATCTTCAGAGGAGATAAAAAATAATATTCGGGAATATATAGGTGATTCCACAGATAAGTTTATATCAAATAAAAACTATGTATTAAGGGATGTGGACACAGGAAAACCTGTGAAGAAGATGAATGTGGTTATGGTTTTAATGGAAAGCTTTATGGGAGCCAATGTGGGAGCTTTACATGTACCAGGACAACCAGATTTAACACCTAACTATGATAAGTTAACAAAGGAAGGGGTATTCTTTAGAAATGCCTATTCCAGTGGGAATAGATCCAATAGGGGAATAGTTTCTACACTTACAGGTTTCCCATCATCCTATGGAAAATCCATAATTAAGAAAACCAATGGAATTAAACCATTTATCTCTTTACCATCTATTTTAAAGGAGAGAGGTTATTCCACAGCCTTTATCTATGGTGGAGATATTGAGTTTGACAATATGAAGGGGTTCTTGAAATTAAATGGAGTGGATACTATAATAGGTAAGGATGATTTCCCAGAAAGTGAAAGAACTATCACTTGGGGAGTTAATGATGAGAATATGTTTAAAAGGGCTGAAAAATACGCAGATGAGGCTAAGGAGCCCTTCTTTATGGAGATGTTTACCATAAGTAACCATGCTCCCTTTGATATTGATCCTAAGTATAACTATTACAGTGAAAAGGATGGGAAATATTATGAGAGATGGAATGCCTTTAGATATGCAGACCATGCCCTAGGAGAGTTTATAAACAGTGTAAAGGATAAACCTTGGGCTAAGAATACAATGTTTATATTTGTGGCTGACCATGGACAAAATCTAGGTGGAAACGCTGAAATAGACTATAGAAAGTTTATGAACCCTATTTTAATCTATACTCCAGGGGGGCAACTAAAGGCTGAGAGTGTGGATAGACTTGGATCTCAAATGGATTTACTACCAACTGTAATGGGAATATTAGGTGGAAAGTATACTTCAGCAGCTTGGGGAAAGGACCTTCTAAATAGTGATAATAAAAACCAGTTTGCCTATGTGGTAGATGGGGATCTATTTGGAATTATAGATAAGGATAATATCTATATAGATGGAACTAATTTCAAGGGAAGAATACGTAATAAATATACCAATGAGATTATAGATAATAAGGAGCTTATGAAGGAATATCATAAAAAAGCCAGAACATATTTAGAACTAAATATTTCCCAAGAGAACAGTGGGAACTTTGGAAGAGAACTCTAA
- a CDS encoding glycosyltransferase family 9 protein, whose product MTKILVVRFKQIGDAILSSVICSALKETYPDSQIDFVLYDYVAPLFENQPHIDNVISISKDERKNIFKYIKKAWDVTRTKYDIVIDIMSTPKSEVFTLFSREAKFRIGREKKYRGYTYTHSIPEPSDDFDKREKFLEMLRPLEKSGVKISFNSNYYLTVSKEEKKELRDRMEKAGVDFNKMVFAFAINSRRAYKIYPVDLMEEVIKMTLNKYDCQIIFYYSPEEEAFAKDFHKRMGEDSRIFTNIKTKSIRELGALLSNCDGFFGNEGGPRHLAEALDIPSFAIFNPSGNKHQWLTKNRDRHRAIEFNDLEIDGEKAKNMTSEEKYRAITPEKVFEGIEDTIKKYVKK is encoded by the coding sequence ATGACAAAAATTTTAGTTGTTAGATTTAAACAAATTGGAGATGCAATACTATCTTCAGTTATATGTAGTGCTTTAAAGGAAACCTATCCAGACTCACAAATTGACTTTGTACTTTATGACTATGTGGCACCACTATTTGAAAATCAGCCCCATATTGATAATGTAATTAGTATATCTAAAGATGAAAGAAAAAATATATTTAAATATATAAAAAAGGCTTGGGATGTAACTAGAACTAAGTATGATATTGTAATAGATATTATGTCTACACCTAAAAGCGAGGTGTTTACCCTATTCTCTAGGGAGGCTAAGTTTAGAATAGGTAGGGAGAAAAAATATAGAGGTTATACATATACTCACTCTATTCCTGAACCATCAGATGATTTTGATAAAAGAGAGAAGTTTTTAGAGATGTTAAGACCTCTGGAAAAATCAGGGGTAAAGATTTCATTTAATTCTAATTATTATTTAACAGTTTCTAAAGAGGAAAAAAAGGAATTGAGAGATAGAATGGAAAAGGCAGGGGTGGATTTTAATAAAATGGTATTTGCCTTTGCTATAAATTCTAGAAGAGCTTATAAAATATATCCTGTGGATTTAATGGAAGAGGTTATTAAAATGACCTTAAATAAGTATGATTGTCAGATAATATTTTATTATTCACCTGAGGAGGAGGCATTTGCTAAAGATTTCCACAAAAGAATGGGTGAAGATAGTAGAATATTTACCAATATTAAAACTAAATCTATTAGGGAGTTAGGTGCTCTTTTAAGTAATTGTGATGGGTTCTTTGGGAATGAAGGGGGACCTAGACATTTAGCTGAAGCTCTAGATATTCCAAGTTTTGCAATATTTAATCCAAGTGGTAATAAACACCAATGGTTAACTAAAAATAGAGATAGACATAGGGCTATTGAATTTAATGATTTAGAAATAGATGGAGAAAAAGCAAAGAATATGACTTCAGAAGAAAAGTATAGGGCAATTACTCCAGAGAAAGTTTTTGAAGGGATCGAAGATACTATTAAAAAATATGTGAAAAAGTAA
- a CDS encoding diacylglycerol kinase family protein: MDIFRISYESDYMKLIENIEEYDHYLISGGDGTFNKVVNILYGNNKKIPLGILPLGTACEESL, translated from the coding sequence ATGGATATTTTTAGAATTTCCTATGAAAGTGATTATATGAAGTTAATTGAAAATATAGAAGAGTATGATCACTACTTAATTTCAGGAGGAGATGGAACTTTTAATAAAGTTGTAAATATTTTATATGGAAATAATAAAAAAATTCCTTTGGGAATTTTACCTCTAGGAACAGCATGTGAAGAAAGCTTGTAA
- a CDS encoding phosphoethanolamine transferase → MLKKVKSFISDIQGVFFLFLFSQGFPFLFYVWNNYHNKGVGYISEFEKMLTGLIPVLGIFLGIGLIGYILSKKHYKKILYFLIILNFIFNGIELGVYLNFAIQIVPEFFYIVFETNKNEALEFVGSYCNWHLYIVLVYFLLGIIIYKSRDKFKGVLSRIFLFTIIPLIVYSSNIEGSLYMKKTHIFKSMYRSIKRYRGEMEDLKNIDSSFGKTYNKFTAINNEKEATYVLIIGESFNRNHSSLYGYKRDTQPYLDSQVKSGNLYVFKDVISPHYFTRETLKKLVTTTAWDNKIKFSNSINLVDIMKKAGFKTYWLSNQEDFAFKGASLSSVIHRADEVEFTESYYSDTKDKLMDEALLPLVDKISRDKNRKKFIVIHLFGSHREYIKRYPKEFTRYNLNECPSFFSEIQKRNKEMVNAYDNSIYYNDFIIKNIITKLEKTNPNMAVLYLSDHGQSLGEKIDYFGNLDPNREPSGVEIPFMIWTSDTYKINNRSIIENIKESENKPYISEDIIYTLVNLYNVNFSKEQENKSIINKNFKEKRRVVTERNETYEELRGKNEENPNV, encoded by the coding sequence ATGTTAAAAAAAGTTAAAAGTTTTATAAGTGATATTCAGGGGGTGTTTTTTCTATTTTTATTTTCTCAAGGATTTCCATTTTTATTTTATGTGTGGAATAATTATCATAATAAAGGGGTAGGTTATATCTCAGAATTTGAGAAAATGTTAACAGGGTTAATCCCTGTGCTAGGAATATTTTTAGGAATCGGATTAATAGGATATATTTTAAGTAAAAAACATTACAAAAAAATATTATATTTTCTTATTATTCTAAATTTTATTTTTAATGGGATAGAATTGGGAGTGTATCTTAATTTTGCAATTCAAATTGTACCAGAGTTTTTTTATATAGTATTTGAAACTAATAAAAATGAAGCCTTAGAGTTTGTAGGCTCCTATTGTAATTGGCATCTTTATATAGTATTAGTTTATTTTTTATTAGGAATAATAATATATAAAAGTAGGGATAAATTTAAAGGAGTATTAAGCAGAATATTTTTATTTACAATAATTCCACTGATAGTTTATTCGAGCAACATAGAGGGCTCTTTATATATGAAAAAAACTCATATTTTTAAAAGTATGTATAGAAGTATAAAAAGATATAGAGGAGAGATGGAAGATTTAAAAAATATAGATAGCTCTTTTGGAAAGACTTATAATAAATTTACAGCTATAAATAATGAAAAGGAAGCTACTTATGTTTTAATCATAGGAGAATCATTTAATAGAAATCATAGTTCTTTATATGGATATAAAAGAGATACTCAACCATATTTAGATTCTCAAGTAAAATCTGGTAATTTATATGTATTTAAAGATGTAATTTCTCCTCACTATTTCACAAGGGAAACACTGAAAAAACTTGTAACAACAACTGCTTGGGATAATAAAATAAAATTTTCTAATTCAATAAATCTTGTGGATATAATGAAAAAGGCTGGATTTAAAACTTATTGGTTAAGTAACCAAGAGGATTTTGCCTTTAAAGGTGCAAGTTTAAGTTCGGTTATTCATAGGGCAGATGAAGTTGAATTTACAGAGAGCTATTATTCAGATACTAAGGACAAATTAATGGATGAAGCTTTATTGCCCCTTGTTGATAAAATAAGTAGAGATAAAAATAGAAAAAAATTCATTGTTATTCATTTATTTGGAAGTCATAGGGAGTATATTAAAAGATATCCTAAGGAATTTACAAGATATAATTTAAATGAATGCCCTAGTTTTTTTTCAGAGATTCAAAAAAGAAATAAAGAGATGGTCAATGCCTATGATAATAGTATTTATTACAATGATTTTATTATAAAAAATATTATAACAAAATTAGAAAAAACAAATCCTAATATGGCAGTTTTATATTTATCTGATCATGGACAAAGTTTAGGAGAAAAGATAGATTACTTTGGGAATTTGGATCCTAATAGAGAACCTTCTGGAGTTGAAATACCATTTATGATATGGACTTCAGATACATATAAGATAAATAATAGGAGTATAATAGAGAATATAAAAGAAAGTGAAAATAAACCCTATATAAGCGAGGATATTATATATACACTAGTTAACTTATATAATGTTAATTTTTCAAAGGAACAAGAAAATAAAAGTATAATTAATAAGAATTTTAAAGAGAAAAGACGTGTTGTTACAGAAAGAAATGAAACATATGAAGAATTAAGGGGGAAAAATGAAGAAAATCCTAATGTATAA
- a CDS encoding glycosyltransferase, producing MKKILMYNGQLYMGGIEKVFISYLKELSKDKNLEIEILIKENDPEKNIFLKEVPENVKVTFIRSREYMEKRERLSLKKKKNIFYKFLYQSYLTYGRVKMRQFIKKYFLENRYDCILDLDTGLRKDINYIKDPLITWCHISFKVLKRKNKKDFIEQLGKYKNIILICDEMKKEFEELYPHLKEKGIRIYNPMDLEKVRERSLEKVNKEDEKLLQNKYMIGVSRLVKEKGREDLIDIYYKLKERGVKEKLYLLGDGPEYSRLKEKIKSMNLEEDVFLLGQKENPYPWVKNAELFVHTSYCEGLPTVLIESLALNTVVVSYDCPTGPDEILKNGDIGELVETGNKIEFENKVFNLLENRDKIEEFKKRIPERVKEFSSEEVIKKLKEIL from the coding sequence ATGAAGAAAATCCTAATGTATAATGGACAGCTTTATATGGGTGGAATAGAAAAGGTTTTTATTTCATATTTAAAGGAACTATCAAAGGATAAAAATTTAGAAATAGAAATTTTAATAAAAGAAAATGATCCTGAAAAAAATATATTTTTAAAGGAAGTTCCTGAAAATGTAAAGGTTACTTTTATAAGAAGTAGAGAGTATATGGAAAAAAGGGAAAGACTTTCTTTAAAAAAGAAGAAAAATATATTTTATAAATTTTTATATCAAAGTTATTTAACCTATGGTAGGGTTAAAATGAGACAGTTTATAAAAAAATATTTTTTAGAAAATAGATATGATTGTATATTAGATTTAGATACAGGATTAAGAAAGGATATTAATTATATAAAAGATCCTTTAATTACATGGTGCCATATTAGTTTTAAGGTTTTAAAAAGAAAAAATAAGAAAGATTTTATAGAACAGTTAGGAAAGTATAAAAATATTATACTAATTTGTGATGAAATGAAAAAAGAGTTTGAAGAGTTATACCCTCACTTAAAGGAAAAAGGGATAAGAATTTATAATCCAATGGATTTAGAAAAAGTAAGAGAAAGAAGTTTAGAAAAAGTTAATAAAGAAGATGAAAAGCTTTTACAAAATAAATATATGATTGGAGTATCTAGATTAGTTAAGGAAAAGGGAAGAGAGGACCTAATAGATATATATTATAAATTAAAAGAAAGAGGAGTAAAGGAGAAACTATATCTTTTAGGAGATGGACCTGAATACAGTAGATTAAAAGAAAAAATAAAAAGTATGAATTTAGAAGAGGATGTATTTTTACTAGGACAGAAGGAAAATCCATATCCATGGGTAAAAAATGCAGAACTTTTTGTACATACATCCTATTGTGAAGGGCTTCCTACAGTGTTAATAGAGAGCTTAGCTTTAAATACAGTTGTAGTTTCTTATGATTGTCCTACTGGACCAGATGAGATTTTAAAAAATGGAGATATAGGAGAACTAGTTGAAACAGGAAATAAAATCGAATTTGAAAATAAAGTATTTAATTTATTAGAAAATAGAGACAAAATAGAGGAATTTAAGAAGAGAATTCCAGAGAGAGTAAAGGAGTTTTCATCGGAAGAGGTAATTAAAAAATTAAAGGAGATTTTATAA
- a CDS encoding glycosyltransferase — MDNKIKIAFFIKGLRIGGTERILISYLKGLSMDSKYDIHLIINENSENNVLLRDVPKNIKITHVFSEKFDNLIEKVSLNRKSNIFYKILYSILLPYGKKLRKKKVIDYIKKEKIEILVDFERSFIKYAEEIPCKKILWNHFTFSVIKDKDKWVEYFNKYNKIVAISKEMEREIKEFYPEKEKVVMLYNPQYFQPIIEKSRDINSLNEKEKELIEDKYIVYVGRIEKVKGLEDLIDAYETCKKKGLEEKLYIIGEGTEKEKLIEIVGKKGLENDILFLGSKSNPFIWMKHGKIFGTTTYGEGLPTTYIESMICGTPVISYDCPTGPKDILENGKYGKLIELGNKEEFGKELFNILNNKEELKELKDKLPEKIGDFSIENVIDKFKEAIVEVSKI, encoded by the coding sequence ATGGATAATAAAATAAAAATTGCTTTTTTTATAAAGGGGCTAAGAATAGGAGGAACAGAGAGAATACTTATATCTTACTTAAAGGGATTAAGTATGGATAGTAAATATGATATTCATTTAATAATAAATGAAAATTCAGAGAATAATGTTTTACTAAGGGATGTTCCTAAAAATATAAAAATAACCCATGTTTTTTCAGAGAAATTTGATAACCTTATAGAAAAGGTTTCTCTAAATAGAAAGAGCAATATTTTTTATAAAATTTTATATAGCATTTTACTTCCCTATGGAAAAAAATTAAGAAAGAAAAAAGTGATTGATTATATAAAAAAAGAGAAAATAGAAATCTTAGTTGATTTTGAAAGAAGTTTTATAAAATACGCAGAGGAAATACCATGTAAGAAAATACTTTGGAATCATTTTACATTTTCTGTTATAAAGGATAAGGATAAATGGGTGGAGTATTTTAATAAATATAATAAGATAGTTGCAATAAGTAAAGAGATGGAAAGAGAGATAAAGGAGTTTTATCCTGAAAAGGAAAAAGTTGTAATGCTTTATAATCCACAATATTTTCAACCTATTATTGAGAAAAGTAGAGATATTAATTCTTTAAATGAAAAGGAGAAAGAATTAATAGAGGATAAATACATTGTGTATGTGGGAAGAATAGAAAAAGTAAAAGGTTTAGAAGATTTAATAGATGCCTATGAAACTTGTAAGAAAAAAGGTTTAGAGGAGAAATTATATATAATCGGTGAAGGTACAGAGAAGGAAAAACTAATAGAAATAGTTGGAAAAAAAGGTTTAGAAAATGATATATTATTTTTAGGTAGTAAGAGTAATCCATTTATATGGATGAAACATGGAAAAATATTTGGTACAACCACATATGGAGAGGGACTACCTACAACTTATATTGAAAGTATGATATGTGGAACTCCTGTTATTTCTTATGATTGTCCTACTGGTCCTAAGGATATACTTGAAAATGGAAAGTATGGAAAATTAATAGAACTAGGTAATAAGGAGGAGTTTGGGAAGGAACTCTTTAATATATTAAATAACAAAGAGGAATTAAAGGAGCTTAAGGATAAATTACCTGAAAAAATAGGAGATTTTTCAATAGAGAATGTAATAGATAAATTTAAGGAGGCAATAGTTGAAGTGTCAAAAATATAA
- a CDS encoding lipopolysaccharide core heptose(II) kinase RfaY has product MKCQKYKGYNLYFFQDKYEKILEKILNKEYLTIEELKVTKRSYIAVIEIDEKKYVIKESRNEYRLLQRKILTLFKRGEVVNTLENIHRLREEYGIKEYGDIFGGINRRKYGMIDYNLLLMEYVGKEIFPETLDKMMVLMKKIHSLGYYHGDFNPSNFIVTESGNLKIVDTQGKKMTFGNYRAHYDMLTMKMDSFPEMEYPYKKNIYYYLALFMKEFKKNKYVEEFKRVKNRLRDKRRK; this is encoded by the coding sequence TTGAAGTGTCAAAAATATAAGGGATATAATTTATATTTTTTTCAAGATAAATATGAAAAAATTTTAGAAAAAATTTTAAATAAAGAGTATCTGACAATAGAAGAGTTAAAGGTAACAAAGAGAAGCTATATAGCTGTTATTGAAATAGATGAAAAAAAATATGTTATAAAAGAAAGTAGAAATGAGTATAGGCTTTTACAAAGAAAAATTCTAACTCTTTTTAAAAGAGGAGAGGTTGTAAATACTTTGGAAAATATCCATAGATTGAGAGAAGAATATGGTATTAAAGAGTATGGAGATATATTTGGTGGAATAAATAGAAGAAAGTATGGAATGATAGATTATAATCTTTTATTAATGGAATATGTGGGAAAGGAGATATTCCCTGAAACTTTAGATAAGATGATGGTATTAATGAAAAAAATACATAGTTTAGGATATTATCACGGAGATTTTAATCCATCAAACTTTATAGTTACAGAGAGTGGAAATTTAAAAATAGTGGATACCCAAGGGAAAAAAATGACCTTTGGAAACTATAGGGCACATTATGATATGTTAACAATGAAAATGGATTCCTTTCCAGAGATGGAATATCCATATAAAAAAAATATCTATTACTATCTGGCACTATTTATGAAGGAGTTTAAGAAAAATAAATATGTGGAAGAGTTTAAAAGGGTAAAAAATAGGTTAAGAGATAAAAGGAGAAAATAA
- a CDS encoding glycosyltransferase encodes MKKNVVIRSGSLRMGGLERVLIEVLQNIDRNKFNLHLIIEDDCGEDNIFQRDIPEDLEYSFLKPKKLRDFTEYFKNRKKNIFYKMGYNLMMTVESIYTFYKLKRLLKNMGNIDVLVDYDTGASKYIDKLNVKKKIGWIHNSIPNLKRKESKIKRYGKRLDKYDHIVAICDEMKEEIESIYPFLRGRVSRIYNPFNFNRINSLSLDKSQCNKRDLEMLQERYYIGVSRLDTNQKDYDTLLKGYKRALEKGMKEKLYIVGDGPSKKEIKDKIEELGLKNSVYLLGQKKNPYIWIKNSLGFVHSSKFEGFGLVLVEAQILGKSVISSNCPVGPREILGNGEYGLIYKVGDFQELSEKFLEISNNESLRKSYEEKSKIRAKDFNSNGILREYENLIEGIN; translated from the coding sequence ATGAAAAAAAATGTGGTTATAAGAAGTGGTAGCCTAAGAATGGGTGGTCTTGAAAGAGTATTAATAGAAGTTTTACAAAATATAGATAGAAATAAATTTAATCTTCATTTGATAATAGAGGATGATTGTGGAGAAGATAATATTTTCCAAAGGGATATTCCTGAGGATTTAGAGTATAGTTTTTTAAAACCTAAAAAATTAAGGGATTTTACTGAGTATTTTAAAAATAGAAAGAAAAATATTTTTTATAAAATGGGATATAATCTTATGATGACAGTGGAAAGTATATATACTTTTTATAAATTGAAAAGACTATTGAAAAATATGGGGAATATAGATGTGTTAGTAGATTATGATACAGGGGCATCTAAATATATAGATAAATTAAATGTAAAAAAGAAAATAGGGTGGATACATAACTCAATTCCTAATTTAAAAAGAAAAGAGAGTAAGATTAAAAGATATGGAAAGAGATTGGATAAATATGATCATATTGTTGCAATTTGTGATGAGATGAAGGAGGAAATAGAGAGTATTTATCCATTTTTAAGGGGAAGAGTATCGAGAATATATAATCCATTTAATTTTAATAGGATAAATAGTTTAAGCCTTGATAAAAGCCAGTGTAATAAAAGAGATTTAGAAATGTTACAAGAGAGATATTATATAGGAGTTTCAAGGTTAGATACCAATCAAAAGGATTATGATACTTTATTAAAGGGTTATAAAAGAGCCCTTGAAAAGGGAATGAAGGAGAAATTATATATAGTAGGAGATGGACCATCTAAAAAGGAAATTAAAGATAAAATAGAGGAGTTGGGTTTAAAAAACTCAGTATATCTATTGGGTCAAAAGAAAAATCCCTATATATGGATAAAGAATTCTTTAGGATTTGTACATAGTTCTAAATTTGAAGGGTTTGGACTTGTATTGGTAGAGGCTCAGATTTTAGGGAAAAGTGTAATTTCATCTAATTGTCCTGTGGGACCTAGGGAAATATTGGGAAATGGGGAGTATGGATTAATTTATAAAGTTGGAGATTTTCAAGAGCTAAGTGAAAAGTTTTTAGAGATTTCAAATAATGAAAGTTTAAGAAAAAGTTATGAGGAAAAATCTAAAATAAGAGCCAAGGATTTTAATAGTAATGGGATTTTAAGAGAGTATGAAAATTTAATAGAGGGGATAAATTAA
- a CDS encoding O-antigen ligase family protein, which produces MFLSRERFNKLEEFVGYLFGLSFFVNFKFSKDLVTVMVVLMVLRYVLFKEKLNCGDEKIKKFLYFFLFGGLIWNYFAGMSFVPVRQYLKIMRWVILPFYFYPVMLRDKKYIYKFMVPFLFGGVLSFFKSGYEFMKSPWTRVQGFDGVPSTGFGGMVLGNIGIGILLCKEKIKEKILGLIILGLGLGLIVFTQMRGALIGLIIGSIIIGVFEINWKKLLIGLGIILVILGVTFKNIEHSRLQRFTTTFDMEKNSGNSSNYTRILLWENGIWRIKKHPIMGSGTNNDKKLFLEYAQTLPENTPFEKYMKYNLIDNEFSDTHNMYINAISDNGIFSLVQFFIWFIFSPYLLLKNLKINDKNLKMINLICGGVLSAYYFSGLTWSVWRNKWTPMIFWICFTGIVYIYGKLKEELNGNN; this is translated from the coding sequence ATGTTTTTAAGTAGAGAAAGATTTAATAAATTAGAGGAATTTGTAGGGTATTTATTTGGACTAAGTTTTTTTGTGAATTTTAAATTTTCAAAGGATTTAGTTACGGTTATGGTTGTTTTAATGGTTTTAAGATATGTCCTTTTTAAGGAAAAGTTAAATTGTGGAGATGAAAAGATAAAGAAATTTTTATACTTCTTTTTATTTGGGGGATTAATTTGGAACTATTTTGCAGGGATGTCCTTTGTCCCTGTAAGACAGTATTTGAAAATAATGAGATGGGTAATTTTACCATTTTATTTTTATCCAGTTATGTTAAGGGATAAAAAATATATTTATAAATTTATGGTTCCCTTTTTATTTGGAGGAGTACTATCATTTTTTAAATCGGGATATGAATTTATGAAATCGCCTTGGACAAGAGTACAAGGATTTGATGGAGTTCCTTCTACTGGTTTTGGTGGAATGGTATTGGGGAATATAGGAATAGGGATTTTACTGTGTAAGGAAAAAATAAAAGAAAAGATATTAGGGTTAATAATTTTAGGATTGGGATTAGGACTAATAGTTTTTACTCAAATGAGAGGGGCTTTAATAGGTCTAATAATTGGGAGTATAATTATAGGAGTGTTTGAAATTAATTGGAAGAAATTATTAATTGGTTTAGGAATAATTTTAGTGATTTTAGGGGTGACATTTAAAAATATAGAGCATAGTAGATTACAAAGATTCACAACGACTTTTGATATGGAAAAAAATAGTGGGAATAGCTCTAATTACACAAGAATTCTTCTATGGGAAAATGGAATTTGGAGAATAAAGAAGCATCCTATAATGGGATCAGGAACTAATAATGATAAAAAACTATTTTTAGAATATGCTCAAACATTACCTGAAAATACACCTTTTGAAAAATATATGAAATATAATTTAATTGATAATGAATTCAGTGATACTCATAATATGTATATAAATGCTATATCAGACAATGGAATATTTTCTTTGGTGCAATTTTTTATTTGGTTTATATTTTCCCCTTATTTATTATTGAAAAATTTAAAAATAAATGATAAAAATTTAAAGATGATAAATTTAATTTGTGGAGGAGTTTTAAGTGCCTATTACTTTAGTGGATTAACCTGGAGTGTGTGGAGAAATAAATGGACTCCTATGATATTTTGGATATGTTTTACAGGGATAGTATATATTTATGGAAAATTGAAAGAAGAGTTAAATGGAAATAACTAG